In Vicia villosa cultivar HV-30 ecotype Madison, WI unplaced genomic scaffold, Vvil1.0 ctg.000030F_1_1, whole genome shotgun sequence, the following proteins share a genomic window:
- the LOC131622416 gene encoding translocase of chloroplast 159, chloroplastic-like: MEKPEDDHVLLVIKEKQVDGDDVSDSGQQISDTEHDDDDHQVQVDGLMSDYEKEEAEETIYGNSELIRQLLEKLAQEQPQSEIADTDADADDDAGDVNELDGNSDRDNNGEKKVYDASALTTLLKGEILTIDMEQNIVDNNRLSTEEKMKLEKLQQLRIKFLRLLLRLGVTAHESIAAQVLSRLALIAGSEKTSEVFSLAAAKETAFKLEAIGESLNFSLNILVLGKSGVGKSATINSIFGKVKTKINAYGSATMAVKEIVGTVDGVSIRVFDTPGLKSSGMEHCYNKKVLSRILKLTKRKRIDMVLYVDRLDTQTKGLNDLPLLKSICDAFGPLIWRDTVITLTHAATAPPEGPLCAPLSYDVFVTQRSRAIQQAVGQAIRDERIMNPSVMNPVALVENHPSCRRNRDGHKVLPNGQTWRPLLLLLCYSMKILSEATSLSKTQELFDIKKVFGYRVRTPPLPYLLSWLLQPRVHPKVAPDQGGIDTGNSETEFAELSDSDSDEDEYDKLLPFRPLKKSEVDKLSKEQKRAYFEEYDYRIKLLQKKQWKEELRRMREIKKNKDKTDLNNEGYMEESGYQENESPDVVSAPLPDMTLPLSFDGDNPAFRYRSFEPTSQFLTRPVLDINSWDHDCGYDGLTIENSLALADKFPSSFGVQVSKDKNDFNIQLDSSVSTKHGENGSSMAGFDIQSIGKQLAYILRGETKFKNFKRNETCAGVSATFFGENVSTGLKVEDQIALGRCLLLMGGTGVMRSQGNSAYGTNVEVRYREADFPIGQDQSSLGLSLVKWRGELALGANLQSQFSLGRSYKMAVRTGLNNKRSGQISVKTSSSEQLQFALVAVLPIVRAIYARLWPKACENHSIF, from the exons ATGGAAAAACCAGAAGATGATCATGTTCTACTTGTCATCAAAGAGAAACAAG TTGATGGAGACGATGTGTCTGATTCTGGACAACAGATCAGTGACACTGAACATGATGACGATGATCATCAAGTTCAAGTGGATGGTTTAATGTCAGACTATGAAAAAGAAGAAGCCGAAGAAACTATCTATGGAAACTCTGAACTTATCAGACAATTGTTAGAGAAGTTAGCACAAGAACAACCACAATCAGAAATTGCGGATACCGATGCCGATGCCGATGATGATGCTGGTGATGTGAATGAATTGGATGGAAATAGTGACAGAGACAACAATGGAGAGAAGAAGGTGTATGATGCTTCAGCCTTGACTACCCTTTTGAAAGGAGAAATATTAACCATTGATATGGAACAAAACATTGTTGATAACAACCGTTTGAGTACAGAAGAAAAAATGAAACTGGAGAAATTGCAACAACTCAGGATCAAATTCTTGAGACTACTTCTTAGGCTTGGTGTGACTGCACATGAATCAATTGCAGCCCAAGTGCTTAGCAGGTTGGCACTTATTGCTGGCAGTGAGAAAACTAGTGAAGTTTTCAGTCTTGCTGCTGCAAAGGAAACTGCTTTCAAACTTGAAGCAATAGGAGAAAGTTTGAACTTTTCTTTGAATATACTTGTTCTTGGAAAATCAGGTGTTGGAAAGAGTGCTACTATAAATTCAATTTTTGGTAAAGTGAAAACCAAAATCAATGCTTATGGTTCTGCAACGATGGCGGTTAAAGAGATTGTTGGAACGGTGGATGGTGTGAGCATAAGGGTTTTTGACACTCCTGGTTTGAAATCTTCTGGAATGGAACATTGTTATAACAAGAAAGTTTTATCGAGGATTCTAAAGTTAACGAAAAGAAAACGAATTGATATGGTTCTCTATGTTGACCGTCTCGATACACAGACGAAGGGTCTCAATGATTTACCATTGTTGAAATCAATTTGTGATGCATTTGGTCCGTTGATATGGAGGGATACTGTTATCACATTGACTCATGCTGCTACTGCACCACCAGAAGGGCCATTGTGTGCACCATTGAGTTATGATGTGTTTGTGACTCAGAGAAGTCGCGCGATTCAACAAGCCGTTGGACAAGCTATTCGCGATGAGCGCATTATGAATCCGAGTGTGATGAATCCTGTTGCTCTTGTTGAGAATCACCCTTCTTGCAGAAGGAATAGAGATGGACACAAAGTTCTTCCTAATGGTCAAACTTGGAGGCCTCTTTTGTTGCTTTTATGTTACTCAATGAAGATTCTATCAGAAGCAACTAGCCTTTCCAAAACTCAAGAGTTGTTTGATATAAAAAAGGTGTTTGGTTATCGTGTTCGAACTCCACCGCTTCCATACCTGTTATCTTGGTTGTTGCAGCCGCGTGTCCATCCCAAAGTCGCGCCTGATCAAGGTGGTATTGACACTGGCAATTCTGAAACTGAGTTTGCAGAGttgtctgattctgattctgatgaagatgAATATGATAAGCTTTTGCCATTTAGGCCTCTTAAGAAATCTGAGGTTGATAAACTAAGTAAAGAACAAAAAAGAGCATACTTCGAAGAGTATGATTACCGCATCAAACTTCTTCAGAAAAAGCAATGGAAAGAGGAATTGAGAAGAATGAGAGAGATAAAGAAGAACAAAGATAAAACCGATTTAAACAATGAAGGCTACATGGAAGAAAGTGGCTATCAGGAAAACGAAAGCCCGGATGTAGTATCGGCTCCCTTGCCTGATATGACCCTGCCACTTTCCTTTGATGGTGATAATCCGGCCTTCAGATATCGATCCTTTGAACCGACTTCCCAGTTTCTTACACGGCCGGTGTTGGATATAAATAGTTGGGATCATGACTGTGGTTATGATGGACTAACCATTGAAAACAGTCTAGCACTTGCCGATAAATTTCCATCATCTTTTGGTGTTCAAGTTTCAAAGGATAagaatgactttaatatccaatTAGATTCCTCAGTTTCTACAAAACATGGAGAGAATGGTTCAAGCATGGCTGGATTCGACATACAAAGCATTGGAAAGCAACTAGCCTATATCCTTAGGGGAGAGACGAAATTCAAGAATTTCAAAAGGAATGAGACTTGTGCAGGCGTGTCTGCTACATTTTTCGGTGAAAATGTATCTACCGGATTAAAAGTTGAGGATCAGATAGCTCTAGGAAGATGCTTGTTATTAATGGGAGGCACGGGCGTTATGAGGAGTCAAGGCAATTCGGCTTATGGAACCAATGTAGAAGTGCGGTATAGAGAAGCCGATTTTCCAATAGGCCAGGATCAGTCTTCATTAGGCCTTTCTCTTGTGAAGTGGAGAGGGGAATTGGCTTTAGGCGCTAACCTTCAGTCGCAATTTTCTCTCGGACGAAGTTATAAGATGGCCGTTCGCACTGGACTGAACAACAAACGTAGCGGACAAATTTCTGTGAAAACCAGTAGCTCAGAACAACTTCAGTTTGCTCTTGTTGCTGTTCTTCCAATTGTCAGAGCTATCTATGCAAGATTGTGGCCCAAGGCATGTGAAAACCATTCCATCTTTTAA